In bacterium, a single genomic region encodes these proteins:
- a CDS encoding ABC transporter permease codes for MIDLFFLLKEEIKRNIIMRKRYAIEYIAGLILMYGVFIGMFAGLSHIKMLSDEKIGPYLMIGYLMWQIFGWVTIEGIADELGDESILGTIQQIYISSFKIMDVLLCRTLAKFILGSGELMIMLLAIFLTTGEFLYITRISVIIPFVLTLMGLYGFGLSLAGLNLVFKRVRNITEIITWALFFLAGVMIPLEFFPPIIQFIGKTLPLTQGIEVLRTMIIEQKSLIFTLHQGDLFLLMINSGVYLLLGIYIFKIAEKIALRRGIIGYF; via the coding sequence ATGATTGATTTATTTTTTCTATTAAAAGAAGAGATTAAAAGAAATATTATTATGCGTAAAAGATACGCTATAGAATATATTGCAGGATTAATATTAATGTATGGTGTGTTTATAGGGATGTTTGCCGGACTTTCTCATATAAAAATGCTCTCAGATGAGAAAATAGGTCCGTATTTAATGATAGGTTATTTAATGTGGCAAATATTTGGTTGGGTGACCATAGAAGGTATAGCGGATGAATTAGGAGATGAGAGTATTTTGGGGACAATTCAACAAATATATATCTCTTCCTTTAAAATAATGGATGTTCTCTTATGTCGGACCCTGGCTAAATTTATACTTGGCAGTGGAGAATTAATGATTATGTTACTGGCAATTTTTCTCACCACAGGTGAATTTTTATATATTACGAGAATATCAGTTATTATTCCATTTGTTCTAACTCTTATGGGTCTATATGGTTTTGGACTTTCGTTAGCTGGGTTAAATTTAGTTTTTAAACGAGTTAGAAATATTACGGAAATTATCACCTGGGCACTCTTTTTCCTTGCGGGCGTAATGATACCATTAGAATTTTTCCCACCTATAATACAATTTATTGGTAAAACACTACCACTAACTCAAGGGATAGAGGTATTAAGAACAATGATTATTGAACAAAAATCATTAATTTTTACCTTACATCAAGGAGACTTATTCCTTTTAATGATAAATTCTGGGGTATATCTGTTATTAGGGATTTATATCTTTAAGATTGCAGAAAAAATTGCTTTAAGACGAGGGATAATTGGATATTTTTAG